One Deinococcus yavapaiensis KR-236 DNA segment encodes these proteins:
- a CDS encoding BTAD domain-containing putative transcriptional regulator, translating into MSNGSWRFAAFGKPRLFDPDGRAVRVEGRTLALLAYLALEGPTPRSRLAGLLWPDTPEGAARNNLVHLLRRIAKSHAPHLVAADENVALGAGLTVDLALLVRSAPDPADVPGGALLDGVDLDHSPDLAEWLLAWRERLDARRVELLAVHAAELEAKGEYAVAVRVAARLLDLAPVSEDAHRRVMRLNYLLGDRPAALKAYHRCQDVLWKELGVKPMPETADLARLIDRGAVDVPTLRPPTLPPSVLRPPVLVGREREWNRMERAWHAGRLVLLVGPPGVGKSRLMHDFVASKGTAFRLEGRPGDRGAPYATTARMLRRVLDALEPGFSMPDWVSDALGPLLPGRPALGTSTFDPRLGEAINFMSGVGIVAQGAVATIFEDLHLVDAATTEMGMAMLSSSFPLGRPGGLPHFVGAFRDEDLEPHVRALFRRFVDAGQAEWIDVGPLDDEAVKRLVATVEVPHTLERAAELAAFTGGNPLFVLETLRRLVERGPTEVNASLPVAERVGQLIGQRLAGLTRSALHAARAAAVLQSDFDLELVADTLRAPLLETAAAWEELERAHVVVGERFSHDVMAEVLRAETPEGVRRLLHRAAARALAQRPDALPSRVAHHWQAGGDGARAAPWLVEAGHAARRTARLGEAASFFARAAAASEPHDADGAFDALAARAEMLALMQDAEHAHAVRDLHARAVTPLQRATAFMQEYRLLESTLDVERLSTVVEAGFAALRVADDGAPERLVEAQLQEGAALVAFIEGREDDTARHLNRMRVLGELTGSVEWQAKAHEGLGLAHSYGAPRAAREHLERAEAMHLRRGDFVRAGSSLVKLARVLAELGENRAASEVASRGEAHLDRLDVNLGERVALRFSQIVVAQLVGDFEGAYALYERSLRDHTLEHSSLLASFPLLHAKTLRLTRRRAEARAALEAARSSSFPGHLRALLEIEAAATLREQGHDLAASERLEAAAALLAQRENVAWRARWLDLRGEPRAAAALRELHGLSPRGWSAL; encoded by the coding sequence GCGTCGAGGGACGCACGCTCGCGCTCCTCGCCTACCTCGCCTTGGAAGGGCCGACGCCGCGCTCGCGGCTCGCCGGACTGCTCTGGCCCGACACGCCCGAGGGAGCGGCGAGGAACAACCTCGTGCACCTGCTGCGGCGCATCGCCAAGTCGCACGCGCCGCACCTCGTGGCCGCCGACGAGAACGTCGCGCTCGGAGCGGGATTGACGGTGGATCTCGCGCTTCTCGTGCGGAGCGCGCCCGACCCCGCCGACGTTCCGGGCGGCGCGTTGCTCGACGGCGTGGACCTCGACCATTCGCCCGACCTCGCCGAGTGGCTGCTGGCGTGGCGCGAGCGGCTCGACGCGCGCCGCGTGGAACTCCTCGCCGTGCACGCCGCCGAACTCGAGGCCAAGGGCGAGTACGCGGTCGCCGTCCGCGTCGCCGCGCGTCTGCTCGACCTCGCTCCCGTCTCGGAGGACGCCCACCGCCGCGTGATGCGCCTGAACTACCTGCTCGGCGACCGCCCGGCGGCCCTCAAGGCGTACCATCGCTGCCAAGACGTGCTGTGGAAGGAACTCGGGGTGAAGCCCATGCCCGAGACCGCCGACCTCGCGCGCCTCATCGACCGGGGAGCGGTGGACGTGCCGACCCTGCGTCCGCCGACCCTGCCGCCGTCCGTGCTTCGCCCGCCCGTCCTGGTGGGGCGTGAGCGCGAGTGGAACCGCATGGAGCGCGCGTGGCACGCGGGCCGCCTCGTGCTCCTCGTCGGCCCGCCCGGAGTGGGAAAGTCGCGCCTCATGCACGATTTCGTGGCGAGCAAAGGAACGGCCTTCCGCCTCGAGGGACGGCCCGGCGACCGAGGCGCGCCGTACGCGACGACGGCGAGGATGCTGAGGCGTGTGCTCGACGCGCTCGAACCGGGGTTTTCCATGCCCGACTGGGTGAGCGACGCGCTCGGGCCGCTTCTGCCCGGGCGGCCCGCGCTCGGCACGTCCACGTTCGATCCGCGCCTCGGCGAGGCGATCAACTTCATGTCGGGCGTCGGTATCGTGGCGCAAGGCGCGGTCGCGACGATCTTCGAGGATCTCCACTTGGTGGACGCCGCGACGACCGAGATGGGCATGGCGATGTTGTCGAGCAGCTTTCCGCTGGGTCGGCCGGGAGGCTTGCCGCACTTCGTCGGCGCTTTTCGTGACGAGGACCTCGAACCGCACGTTCGCGCGCTCTTCCGACGATTCGTGGACGCGGGGCAAGCCGAGTGGATCGACGTCGGCCCGCTCGACGACGAGGCGGTGAAACGCCTCGTGGCGACCGTCGAGGTGCCTCACACGCTGGAGCGCGCCGCCGAACTCGCGGCGTTCACGGGCGGCAACCCCCTGTTCGTGCTCGAAACCTTGCGCCGCCTCGTGGAGCGCGGACCGACCGAGGTGAACGCCTCCCTGCCGGTCGCCGAACGCGTCGGTCAGCTCATCGGGCAGCGCCTCGCGGGCTTGACGAGGAGCGCGCTGCACGCGGCGCGCGCCGCCGCCGTACTGCAAAGCGACTTCGACCTCGAACTCGTCGCGGACACGCTGCGCGCGCCCCTGCTCGAAACCGCCGCGGCGTGGGAGGAGTTGGAGCGGGCGCACGTCGTGGTCGGCGAGCGCTTCAGTCACGACGTGATGGCCGAGGTGTTGCGCGCGGAGACGCCCGAAGGCGTGCGTCGGCTCTTGCATCGAGCGGCCGCCCGAGCTTTGGCGCAGCGCCCCGACGCGTTGCCGAGCCGCGTCGCTCACCACTGGCAAGCGGGCGGCGACGGCGCGCGGGCCGCGCCTTGGCTCGTCGAGGCGGGCCACGCGGCTCGGCGAACCGCCCGCCTCGGGGAAGCGGCGAGCTTTTTCGCTCGAGCGGCCGCCGCGTCCGAACCGCACGACGCCGACGGCGCCTTCGACGCCCTCGCCGCCCGCGCCGAGATGCTCGCCTTGATGCAAGACGCCGAGCACGCGCACGCCGTGCGCGACTTGCACGCCCGCGCCGTCACGCCGTTGCAGCGCGCGACCGCCTTCATGCAAGAGTACCGCCTCTTGGAAAGCACCCTCGACGTCGAGCGCCTCTCGACCGTCGTCGAGGCGGGCTTCGCGGCCCTGCGCGTCGCCGACGACGGCGCGCCCGAACGGCTCGTCGAAGCTCAACTGCAAGAAGGCGCGGCCCTCGTCGCCTTCATCGAGGGCCGCGAGGACGACACGGCACGCCACTTGAACCGAATGCGCGTCCTCGGCGAACTCACGGGCTCGGTGGAGTGGCAAGCCAAAGCGCACGAGGGACTCGGCCTCGCGCACTCGTATGGTGCGCCCCGAGCGGCGCGCGAACACCTCGAGCGAGCCGAGGCGATGCACTTGAGGCGAGGCGACTTCGTTCGCGCGGGTTCCAGCCTCGTGAAGCTCGCGCGGGTCCTCGCCGAACTCGGCGAGAACCGAGCGGCGAGCGAAGTGGCCTCGCGCGGCGAAGCGCACCTCGACCGACTCGACGTCAACCTCGGCGAGCGCGTGGCGTTGCGGTTCTCGCAGATCGTGGTGGCGCAACTCGTCGGCGATTTCGAGGGAGCGTACGCGCTGTACGAGCGGTCGTTGCGCGACCACACCTTGGAGCACTCGTCGCTGCTCGCGAGCTTCCCGCTGCTGCACGCCAAGACCCTGCGCCTGACCCGCCGTCGCGCCGAGGCCCGGGCGGCCCTCGAAGCCGCGAGAAGCTCCTCGTTTCCCGGTCACTTGCGGGCCCTGCTCGAAATCGAGGCGGCGGCGACGCTGCGCGAGCAAGGCCACGACCTCGCGGCGAGCGAGCGGCTCGAAGCGGCGGCGGCCCTGCTCGCGCAGCGCGAGAACGTCGCGTGGCGAGCTCGGTGGCTCGACTTGCGAGGCGAACCACGAGCGGCGGCGGCGCTGCGCGAGCTGCACGGCTTGTCGCCGAGAGGTTGGAGCGCCCTCTGA